A DNA window from Novosphingobium sp. RL4 contains the following coding sequences:
- a CDS encoding NAD(P)-dependent oxidoreductase gives MSEKRKVSFIGLGVMGGAIARHIALAGHELTIFNRSPERARKWSEDNPGLAHRIAANPAHAAQDADVVITCVGNDDDLSEVVLGPNGVFRMLKKGGVFIDHTTVSARIARQISVEARDLRIHCVDAPMTGSQIGAEKGTLTLMCGGRDEAVEAAHPVMEAYSSRIVHVGKAGSGQIAKMANQICIAGNVAALAEAVRFAQASHLDMDKVYEAISGGAAQSWQMDNRWHSMNADDFDFGFAIDWMRKDLGLSLDEGRGLGVSLPVAALIDQFFADIQAQGGGRLDTSAIIKRLPKKGSK, from the coding sequence ATGAGCGAAAAACGCAAGGTTTCCTTCATCGGGCTGGGTGTGATGGGCGGCGCGATCGCGCGGCATATCGCGCTGGCCGGACACGAACTCACCATCTTCAACCGCTCGCCCGAGCGGGCGCGCAAGTGGTCCGAAGACAATCCGGGCCTTGCCCATCGCATTGCCGCCAACCCTGCCCATGCGGCGCAGGACGCCGACGTGGTGATAACCTGCGTGGGCAACGACGACGATCTCTCGGAAGTCGTGCTCGGCCCGAACGGCGTGTTCCGCATGCTCAAGAAAGGCGGCGTGTTCATCGATCACACCACCGTCTCGGCACGCATCGCCCGCCAGATCTCGGTCGAGGCGCGGGACCTGCGCATCCATTGCGTGGACGCACCGATGACCGGATCGCAGATCGGCGCCGAAAAGGGCACGCTCACCCTGATGTGCGGCGGCCGCGATGAAGCCGTCGAAGCCGCGCATCCGGTGATGGAGGCCTATTCCAGCCGCATCGTCCACGTCGGCAAGGCGGGCTCCGGCCAGATCGCCAAGATGGCCAACCAGATCTGCATCGCCGGCAATGTCGCCGCGCTGGCCGAAGCCGTGCGCTTCGCACAGGCCTCCCATCTCGACATGGACAAGGTCTACGAGGCGATTTCCGGCGGCGCGGCGCAGTCCTGGCAGATGGACAATCGCTGGCACTCGATGAACGCCGACGATTTCGATTTCGGCTTCGCGATCGACTGGATGCGCAAGGATCTCGGCCTCAGCCTTGATGAGGGACGCGGGCTCGGCGTCTCGCTTCCCGTTGCCGCGCTGATCGACCAGTTCTTCGCCGACATCCAGGCACAGGGCGGCGGCCGTCTCGATACCAGCGCCATCATCAAGCGCCTCCCGAAGAAGGGCAGCAAGTGA
- a CDS encoding ScpA family protein, whose product MDAPSQLSLDVSAVDAGWDGEERAEARKEALYLEIDGWEGPLDLLLDLARRQKVDLRRISILELVAAYLDYIEQAEALRLELAADYLVMAAWLAYLKSALLLPKEEQADPGPEELALRLQLRLQRLGAMREAAARLMGRDRLGRDVFVRGAPEGLRVERKSAWQCSWYDLVRAYGDVKVRSQPVVHMVRERMVMTLDSAIARVSSMLGVSLEWMDLRDFLPPASESWANPQLRRSALASSFVAALELARTGRAEIAQERTFGPLRLKACK is encoded by the coding sequence ATGGACGCGCCTTCGCAGCTTTCCCTTGACGTTTCCGCCGTCGATGCCGGTTGGGATGGAGAGGAACGGGCCGAAGCCCGCAAGGAAGCGCTCTATCTGGAGATCGACGGCTGGGAAGGGCCGCTCGACCTGCTGCTCGACCTTGCGCGGCGGCAGAAGGTGGACTTGCGCCGTATCTCGATCCTCGAACTGGTCGCGGCTTACCTCGATTATATCGAGCAGGCCGAAGCGCTGCGGCTGGAACTGGCGGCGGACTATCTGGTGATGGCGGCCTGGCTTGCCTACCTCAAGTCCGCGCTGCTGCTCCCCAAAGAGGAGCAGGCCGATCCGGGGCCGGAAGAACTGGCCTTGCGCCTGCAGCTGCGACTGCAACGCCTGGGTGCGATGCGCGAGGCGGCAGCACGCCTGATGGGGCGCGATCGCCTTGGCCGCGATGTCTTCGTGCGCGGCGCGCCGGAAGGTCTCAGGGTGGAGCGCAAGTCGGCCTGGCAGTGCTCTTGGTACGACCTCGTGCGCGCTTATGGCGATGTGAAGGTGCGCAGCCAGCCGGTGGTCCACATGGTTCGCGAACGCATGGTCATGACGCTGGACAGCGCGATTGCCCGCGTATCCTCGATGCTGGGCGTATCGCTGGAGTGGATGGACCTGCGCGATTTCCTTCCCCCTGCGAGCGAAAGCTGGGCCAACCCGCAACTGCGCCGCTCCGCACTGGCCTCCAGCTTCGTCGCCGCGCTCGAACTGGCGCGTACCGGCAGGGCCGAGATCGCGCAGGAACGGACCTTCGGGCCGCTTCGCCTCAAGGCCTGCAAGTAA
- the tatC gene encoding twin-arginine translocase subunit TatC — translation MQPFRISDIDDSQAPLLDHLIELRARLLRAFLAFAVAFGICFYFSGDIFSFLVRPLTEAFPPGQGKLIYTKLYEAFFVEVKIALFAAFFVSFPVIANQIWAFVAPGLYAKEKKAFLPFLVATPILFTMGAALAYYVVMPTAFHFFLGFEGQKGGLKLEALPGTGDYLALVMQFILAFGISFLLPVLLMLLNRAGIITRAQCVSARRYAVVAIFIIAAVATPPDVVSQLLLAVPLLALYEGTLLFMWFTEKRDAREKTPEEAEAPAESGTPVA, via the coding sequence ATGCAGCCATTCCGCATTTCCGATATCGACGATTCGCAGGCTCCGCTGCTCGATCACCTGATCGAACTGCGGGCCCGTCTGCTGCGGGCTTTCCTCGCCTTTGCGGTAGCGTTCGGCATCTGCTTCTACTTTTCCGGCGACATCTTCTCGTTCCTCGTCCGGCCGTTGACCGAAGCGTTCCCGCCGGGGCAGGGCAAGCTGATCTACACCAAGCTCTACGAAGCCTTCTTCGTCGAGGTGAAGATCGCGCTGTTCGCGGCCTTCTTCGTCAGTTTCCCGGTCATCGCCAACCAGATCTGGGCTTTCGTGGCGCCCGGCCTCTACGCCAAGGAAAAGAAGGCGTTCCTGCCGTTCCTGGTGGCAACGCCGATCCTCTTCACGATGGGCGCGGCGCTGGCCTACTACGTAGTCATGCCCACCGCGTTCCACTTCTTCCTCGGTTTCGAGGGGCAGAAGGGCGGCCTCAAGCTGGAAGCGCTGCCCGGTACCGGCGATTATCTCGCGCTCGTCATGCAGTTCATCCTCGCCTTCGGCATCAGTTTCCTGCTGCCGGTGCTGCTGATGCTGCTTAACCGCGCCGGGATCATCACCCGCGCGCAGTGTGTCAGTGCGCGTCGCTATGCCGTTGTCGCCATCTTCATCATCGCAGCCGTGGCGACCCCGCCGGACGTCGTTTCGCAGCTCCTGCTCGCGGTGCCGCTGCTGGCGCTCTACGAAGGCACGCTGCTGTTCATGTGGTTCACCGAAAAGCGCGATGCGCGCGAAAAGACCCCGGAAGAGGCAGAAGCCCCTGCCGAGAGCGGCACGCCGGTCGCCTGA
- a CDS encoding amidohydrolase → MLLASTAIAASPVLASKAHADVLVDNVDGVTPDGKGGVERFEGFLIANDGRIAEVYRHGDKRPKKVDYQVDGKGRVIVPGMIDAHGHVMGTGFAKMTLDLSATKSLDEALSRVAAWAAAHPDAPWILGSGWNQVQWGLDRMPTAAELDRVTGGRPAWLTRVDGHAGWANGAAISAAGITATTATPPGGEILRITGGKQPSGVFVDGAMPLIETKLPKPRPEDRDTALGEAQLALLAQGVTAIADMGTSIEDWQAMRRAADSGHLRIRIVSYADGIDNMALIGGPRPTPWLYEDRLKMNGVKLYLDGALGSRGAWLKRPYADAPNNKGLPRLNETQLGNLMSRAAMDHFQVAVHAIGDQANATVLDSIQDLSATYKGDRRWRIEHAQIVDPADIARFGKFGTIASMQPQHEASDRTMAEARLGPDRLAGAYAWKSIAAAGATLAFGSDTPVEPSQPFVGLAVAITRQGADGQPFNGWQPQEALSREAALNAYTTGAAYAMFAEDRLGRIAKGYRADFLFVDADPMLATPEKLRATRVLETWIGGQLAWSASKDRVIPAKDEAGK, encoded by the coding sequence CTGCTGCTCGCCTCCACGGCCATCGCCGCATCCCCGGTGCTGGCCTCGAAAGCCCATGCCGACGTTCTCGTCGATAACGTCGATGGCGTCACGCCCGACGGCAAGGGCGGCGTGGAGCGCTTCGAAGGCTTCCTGATCGCCAATGACGGCCGCATCGCCGAAGTCTACCGCCATGGCGACAAGCGGCCCAAGAAGGTCGACTATCAGGTGGACGGTAAGGGCCGCGTGATCGTGCCCGGCATGATAGATGCGCACGGCCATGTCATGGGCACCGGCTTCGCGAAGATGACGCTGGACCTCTCGGCCACGAAATCGCTCGACGAGGCGCTTTCCCGCGTCGCCGCCTGGGCTGCGGCGCACCCGGACGCGCCGTGGATCCTCGGCAGCGGGTGGAACCAGGTACAATGGGGCCTGGACCGCATGCCCACCGCCGCCGAACTCGACCGGGTGACGGGCGGCAGGCCCGCCTGGCTGACCCGCGTGGACGGCCATGCCGGCTGGGCCAACGGTGCCGCCATCTCGGCCGCCGGCATCACCGCGACGACAGCCACCCCGCCCGGCGGCGAAATCCTGCGCATCACCGGGGGCAAGCAGCCCTCCGGCGTCTTCGTGGACGGCGCCATGCCGCTGATCGAGACGAAGCTGCCCAAGCCCCGCCCCGAGGACCGCGACACCGCCCTTGGCGAAGCGCAGCTTGCTCTGCTCGCCCAGGGAGTCACCGCGATCGCGGACATGGGCACTTCGATCGAGGACTGGCAGGCCATGCGCCGTGCCGCCGATTCGGGGCACCTGCGCATCCGCATCGTCAGCTATGCCGACGGCATCGACAACATGGCGCTGATCGGCGGCCCCCGCCCCACGCCGTGGCTCTATGAAGACCGGCTGAAGATGAACGGGGTGAAGCTCTACCTCGACGGTGCGCTGGGTTCGCGAGGGGCCTGGCTCAAGCGGCCCTACGCCGATGCGCCGAACAACAAGGGCCTTCCGCGCCTGAACGAGACCCAGCTCGGCAATCTCATGAGCCGCGCGGCGATGGACCACTTCCAGGTCGCCGTTCACGCCATCGGCGACCAGGCCAACGCCACCGTGCTCGATTCGATCCAGGACTTGTCGGCGACCTACAAGGGCGACCGGCGCTGGCGCATCGAACATGCCCAGATCGTGGACCCTGCGGATATCGCCCGCTTCGGAAAATTCGGCACGATAGCTTCCATGCAACCCCAGCATGAAGCTTCGGACCGCACGATGGCGGAAGCCCGGCTCGGGCCTGACCGCCTTGCCGGCGCCTATGCGTGGAAATCGATCGCGGCAGCGGGGGCAACGCTGGCCTTCGGTTCCGACACGCCGGTGGAGCCTTCGCAGCCTTTCGTCGGCCTTGCCGTTGCCATCACCCGCCAGGGGGCAGACGGGCAGCCCTTCAACGGCTGGCAGCCGCAGGAAGCGCTCAGCCGCGAAGCCGCGCTCAATGCCTATACAACCGGGGCAGCCTACGCGATGTTCGCGGAGGATCGCCTGGGTCGCATCGCCAAGGGATATCGGGCCGATTTTCTGTTCGTCGATGCCGACCCGATGCTGGCCACGCCCGAGAAGCTTCGCGCTACCCGCGTGCTTGAAACGTGGATCGGCGGTCAATTGGCATGGTCGGCGTCCAAGGACCGCGTGATCCCGGCCAAGGACGAGGCGGGAAAGTGA
- the scpB gene encoding SMC-Scp complex subunit ScpB, which yields MTQSMDDLLRAVEATLFAAEQPLTVEQISNHLGQAEVRSALVQLQAHYQGRGVLLVERGKRWHFETAPDLAHLLRREKEDVRRLSRAATEVLAIVAYHEPVSRAEIEAIRGVQTAKGTLDVLMEAGWVRVAGRREVPGRPVIYATTPDFLAHFGLGSLRELPGLEELRAAGLLDPVDDEMIETALRPGKVPGEDEEAAADAAEDGDDADLSPEDDR from the coding sequence ATGACACAATCCATGGATGACCTACTCCGCGCGGTGGAGGCGACGCTGTTCGCCGCCGAGCAGCCGCTGACGGTCGAGCAGATATCGAACCACCTCGGACAGGCGGAGGTCCGCTCCGCGCTCGTCCAGCTTCAGGCGCATTACCAGGGGCGCGGCGTGCTCCTGGTGGAACGCGGCAAGCGCTGGCATTTCGAGACCGCGCCCGATCTTGCCCATCTGCTGCGCCGCGAGAAGGAGGACGTGCGCCGCCTTTCCCGCGCCGCCACCGAGGTGCTGGCGATCGTCGCCTATCACGAGCCGGTCAGCCGCGCCGAGATCGAGGCGATTCGCGGCGTGCAGACGGCCAAGGGCACGCTCGACGTGCTGATGGAGGCGGGCTGGGTGCGCGTTGCCGGCCGCCGCGAGGTGCCGGGGCGTCCGGTGATCTACGCGACGACGCCGGATTTCCTGGCACATTTCGGGCTCGGCTCCTTGCGGGAACTGCCGGGGCTGGAGGAACTGCGCGCGGCGGGCCTGCTCGATCCTGTGGATGACGAGATGATCGAAACCGCGCTGCGCCCCGGCAAGGTGCCCGGCGAGGACGAGGAAGCGGCGGCCGATGCCGCAGAGGACGGCGACGACGCGGACCTCTCCCCGGAAGATGACCGCTGA
- a CDS encoding SPOR domain-containing protein: protein MANWGQNQEGGEDRRGTFHDDLNANRSGSISGYDEPGQMEPGQMEPGKLELGDEDVRLPWLEGEDEEFEDQQGGGSGQTLLLVALAVVAILVIVGGIWWATRQSSEQPLVASGGVIEAPKTPYKTRPENPGGDVVAGTGDTSYAVAEGQSRIPQIGQGDTPGPGFDGQPAPQPSPAAKPAAKPSPAASAAAKPEPVVSGVGVQVGAYTSKPTAEAGWNALKVQYPALSGVSHRIVEGQADIGKVYRLQAVPGDLAAARALCSGMKSAGLSCQVKQ, encoded by the coding sequence ATGGCGAACTGGGGCCAGAATCAGGAAGGCGGAGAGGATCGCAGGGGCACGTTTCACGACGACCTGAACGCGAACCGCTCCGGCAGCATCTCGGGCTACGACGAGCCCGGCCAGATGGAACCCGGCCAGATGGAACCCGGTAAGCTGGAATTGGGCGACGAGGATGTCCGCCTGCCCTGGCTCGAAGGCGAGGATGAGGAATTCGAAGACCAGCAGGGTGGCGGCTCAGGCCAGACCCTGCTGCTCGTCGCGCTGGCGGTCGTTGCCATTCTCGTCATCGTCGGCGGTATCTGGTGGGCTACGCGCCAGAGTTCGGAGCAGCCGCTGGTCGCCAGCGGCGGCGTGATCGAAGCGCCCAAGACCCCTTACAAGACCCGGCCGGAAAATCCCGGCGGAGACGTCGTGGCCGGCACCGGGGATACGAGCTACGCCGTCGCCGAAGGCCAGAGCCGCATCCCGCAGATCGGCCAGGGCGATACGCCGGGTCCGGGCTTCGACGGTCAGCCCGCCCCGCAGCCTTCGCCCGCCGCGAAGCCCGCCGCCAAGCCTTCGCCGGCTGCCAGCGCCGCGGCGAAGCCGGAACCGGTCGTGAGCGGTGTCGGCGTGCAGGTCGGCGCCTATACCTCCAAGCCCACCGCCGAAGCCGGCTGGAATGCGCTCAAGGTGCAATATCCCGCGCTCTCCGGCGTCAGCCACCGGATCGTCGAAGGGCAGGCGGACATCGGCAAGGTCTACCGTCTTCAGGCCGTACCGGGTGATCTCGCGGCAGCGCGGGCGCTGTGCAGCGGCATGAAATCGGCCGGGCTGAGCTGCCAGGTGAAGCAGTAA
- a CDS encoding twin-arginine translocase TatA/TatE family subunit, giving the protein MGSFSIWHWMIVLVIVLVLFGRGRVSEIMGDFGKGIKSFKQGMNEEEASKTPSASAPQITAQQPDAPVAPANAENKTEQS; this is encoded by the coding sequence ATGGGTAGCTTCTCGATCTGGCACTGGATGATCGTCCTGGTGATCGTGCTCGTGCTGTTCGGACGCGGCCGCGTGTCGGAAATCATGGGTGACTTCGGCAAGGGCATCAAGAGCTTCAAGCAGGGCATGAACGAGGAAGAGGCGAGCAAGACGCCGTCCGCTTCGGCCCCGCAGATCACGGCTCAGCAGCCCGACGCTCCGGTTGCTCCGGCGAACGCCGAGAACAAGACCGAGCAGTCGTAA
- the tatB gene encoding Sec-independent protein translocase protein TatB — protein MFDVGASELLLIVIVAVVVIGPKDMPLAMRTAGRWIGKMRKISGHFRAGIDAMVREAELEDMERKWREQNEAIMKANPVLPDINDMQAPTASPSIPQLAEDKPVADGPVTDAGADKGGPAKPETVSSSGKAEFHLPPPPP, from the coding sequence ATGTTCGACGTAGGTGCTTCAGAGCTGCTTCTGATCGTCATCGTGGCGGTCGTTGTCATCGGGCCGAAGGACATGCCCCTGGCAATGCGCACGGCTGGCCGCTGGATCGGCAAGATGCGCAAGATTTCCGGCCATTTCCGTGCAGGCATCGACGCCATGGTGCGCGAGGCCGAACTGGAGGACATGGAACGCAAGTGGCGTGAACAGAACGAAGCCATCATGAAGGCGAATCCGGTCTTGCCGGATATCAACGACATGCAGGCTCCCACTGCTTCGCCTTCGATCCCGCAGCTTGCCGAAGACAAGCCGGTTGCGGATGGCCCGGTTACGGATGCGGGGGCCGACAAGGGCGGCCCCGCCAAGCCCGAAACCGTCTCTTCCAGCGGGAAGGCCGAATTCCACCTCCCGCCGCCGCCCCCCTGA
- the nagZ gene encoding beta-N-acetylhexosaminidase, whose amino-acid sequence MTPAIFGLSGLTLSADERAFFRDADPAGYILFGRNVQDREQLRALTDELRTIHGRDRLYITIDQEGGRVARMKPPVWCAYPPGEVFDRLYDLAPASAIEAARDNAEALGLDLAEVGVTADCHPPLDVRHPGAHDIVGDRSFGADPMRVAALGRATLQGLARAGIVGCVKHIPGHGRAMADSHKELPTVEAGEEELERDIAPFRTLKDAAFGMTAHVRYTAWDAENPATLSPVVIREIIRGRIGFTGLLMSDDLDMQALSGSVPELAERAIAAGCDLALNCWAKMDDMVGIANRVPAMPVQAAERMERALASVAGATPTGTHAKLLARRDALLAQAA is encoded by the coding sequence ATGACACCCGCCATCTTTGGCCTTTCCGGGCTGACCCTCAGCGCCGACGAGCGCGCGTTCTTTCGCGATGCCGACCCCGCCGGCTACATCCTGTTCGGCCGCAACGTGCAGGACCGCGAGCAGCTTCGCGCGCTTACCGATGAACTGCGGACCATCCACGGGCGTGATCGGCTTTACATCACCATCGACCAGGAAGGCGGCCGCGTCGCGCGGATGAAGCCGCCGGTATGGTGCGCCTATCCGCCGGGCGAGGTGTTCGACAGGCTTTACGACCTCGCCCCCGCCAGTGCGATCGAGGCGGCGCGGGACAATGCCGAAGCGCTGGGGCTCGACCTTGCGGAAGTGGGCGTCACCGCTGATTGCCATCCGCCGCTCGACGTGCGCCATCCCGGCGCGCACGACATCGTGGGAGACCGCTCCTTCGGCGCCGACCCGATGCGCGTTGCCGCGCTCGGTCGCGCCACGCTTCAGGGCCTTGCCCGCGCCGGGATCGTCGGCTGCGTCAAGCATATCCCCGGCCACGGCCGCGCCATGGCGGACAGTCACAAGGAACTGCCGACCGTCGAAGCCGGCGAAGAGGAACTGGAACGCGACATCGCGCCGTTCCGCACACTGAAGGACGCGGCGTTCGGAATGACCGCGCATGTGCGCTACACGGCCTGGGATGCGGAAAATCCGGCGACATTGTCTCCCGTGGTGATCCGGGAGATCATTCGCGGGCGCATCGGCTTCACCGGCCTGCTGATGAGCGACGACCTCGACATGCAGGCGCTGTCCGGCAGCGTGCCCGAACTGGCCGAGCGCGCGATCGCCGCGGGCTGCGACCTGGCGCTCAACTGCTGGGCGAAGATGGACGACATGGTCGGCATCGCCAATCGCGTGCCGGCTATGCCGGTGCAGGCGGCAGAGCGGATGGAGCGTGCGCTGGCCTCGGTCGCCGGTGCGACGCCGACGGGCACTCACGCCAAACTTCTCGCCCGGCGCGATGCCTTGCTGGCGCAGGCGGCCTGA